Proteins encoded together in one Variovorax paradoxus window:
- a CDS encoding phasin family protein → MATRPRSTDSAEDLKKRRAAPAKKAPAAKKAPAARKTAAAAKKKSAAVTPKALPAQKAGGAEGLLRAGLKALGNVRDDVAMRQANVIEGLLGIGQGKFDATAGAAKAPLTRGFPSLDSFGLRKFEDVFDQRVATALERLGMPSAQEVQALRAEVARLRERLAELEPKNPSPRGSGKR, encoded by the coding sequence ATGGCGACCCGACCCCGTTCGACCGATTCGGCTGAGGATCTGAAGAAGAGGAGGGCGGCGCCTGCGAAGAAAGCCCCCGCGGCCAAAAAGGCGCCCGCAGCGAGGAAAACGGCTGCGGCAGCCAAGAAAAAATCTGCTGCTGTCACACCCAAGGCGCTGCCGGCCCAAAAGGCCGGCGGCGCCGAGGGCCTGCTTCGCGCGGGCCTGAAGGCGCTCGGCAATGTGCGCGACGACGTCGCCATGCGCCAGGCCAACGTGATCGAAGGCTTGCTCGGCATCGGCCAAGGCAAGTTCGACGCAACGGCCGGTGCCGCCAAGGCGCCGCTCACGCGCGGCTTTCCGAGCCTCGACAGTTTCGGCCTTCGCAAGTTCGAAGACGTGTTCGACCAGCGCGTGGCCACCGCCCTGGAGCGGCTCGGCATGCCCAGCGCGCAAGAGGTGCAGGCGTTGCGTGCAGAAGTGGCCAGGCTGCGCGAACGCCTTGCCGAGCTCGAACCCAAGAACCCCAGCCCGCGCGGCAGCGGCAAGCGCTGA
- a CDS encoding TetR/AcrR family transcriptional regulator, giving the protein MASSNTTRDRILQASLALFNAEGLAAVSTHKIAAELGMSPGNLHYHFKAKQLIVEWLFRRFEQRLEVLNGSSDSIAAIDDLWLALHLRFEAIDEYRFIYRDMAFLAGEYPALGQRAQALTAQNLLAAQALCEGLVASGVIQTSAEQARILALQMVFTTTCWLSFERLVPGRDALAQADPGLAAFYTLTLISPYVSSESRAYLDYLRGKYLG; this is encoded by the coding sequence GTGGCCAGTTCCAACACCACGCGCGATCGCATCCTGCAGGCCAGCCTTGCGCTGTTCAATGCGGAAGGCCTTGCGGCGGTGTCCACCCACAAGATTGCGGCCGAGCTCGGCATGAGCCCGGGCAACCTGCACTACCACTTCAAGGCCAAGCAGCTGATCGTCGAGTGGCTGTTCAGGCGCTTCGAGCAGCGGCTCGAAGTGCTCAACGGCTCTTCGGATTCGATTGCCGCCATCGACGACCTCTGGCTTGCGCTGCATTTGCGCTTCGAGGCCATCGATGAGTACCGCTTCATCTACCGCGACATGGCTTTCCTGGCCGGCGAATACCCCGCGCTAGGCCAACGTGCGCAGGCGCTCACCGCGCAGAACCTGCTCGCGGCCCAGGCGCTGTGCGAAGGCCTGGTGGCCTCGGGCGTCATCCAGACCAGTGCGGAGCAGGCGCGCATATTGGCGTTGCAGATGGTTTTCACCACCACCTGCTGGCTCTCGTTCGAGCGCCTGGTGCCGGGGCGCGATGCGCTCGCGCAGGCCGACCCGGGACTGGCGGCTTTTTATACGCTCACCCTGATTTCCCCGTATGTTTCCAGCGAATCGAGGGCTTACCTTGATTACCTGCGGGGCAAATACCTCGGATAA
- a CDS encoding esterase/lipase family protein yields MTTATRDHIAPPSGLLMLAEARALWETGAGVAMWPLLQLTPRGDGHPVIVLPGLVAGDGSTLLLRRYLRSRGYDAHGWGLGRNFGPREGVEDGMLALLKSLNEKSGQKVSVIGWSLGGIYARLLASAQPDLVRNVITLGSPFSGSPRATNAWRVYEGVSGQSSHDPRRMKFVQPTPPVPTTSIFSRTDGVVAWRCSLEKPGPKAENIEVVASHLGLGGHPAVLYAVADRLAQPEGKWKPFNRGLLGPLVYPDPDREV; encoded by the coding sequence ATGACCACCGCCACCCGAGACCACATTGCGCCACCATCGGGCCTGCTGATGCTGGCCGAAGCACGCGCACTCTGGGAAACAGGTGCCGGCGTGGCGATGTGGCCGCTGCTGCAGCTCACGCCGCGCGGCGACGGGCACCCGGTGATCGTGTTGCCGGGGCTCGTGGCGGGCGACGGCTCCACGCTGCTGCTGCGCCGCTACCTGCGCAGCCGCGGCTACGACGCACACGGCTGGGGCCTGGGCCGCAACTTCGGTCCGCGCGAAGGCGTGGAAGACGGCATGCTGGCGCTGCTCAAGTCGCTGAATGAAAAGAGCGGCCAGAAGGTCAGCGTGATCGGCTGGAGCCTTGGCGGCATCTATGCGCGGCTTCTCGCATCCGCACAGCCAGATCTGGTCCGCAACGTCATCACCCTGGGCAGCCCGTTTTCCGGCAGCCCGCGCGCCACCAACGCCTGGCGGGTGTACGAAGGCGTAAGCGGCCAGAGCTCACACGACCCGCGCCGCATGAAGTTCGTGCAGCCGACGCCGCCGGTGCCCACGACCTCGATCTTCAGCCGCACCGACGGTGTCGTCGCTTGGCGCTGCAGCCTCGAGAAACCCGGACCCAAGGCGGAGAACATCGAGGTGGTGGCAAGCCACCTGGGGCTGGGCGGCCACCCCGCCGTGCTCTATGCGGTGGCCGACCGCCTGGCGCAGCCAGAGGGCAAGTGGAAGCCCTTCAACCGCGGCCTGCTCGGGCCGCTGGTCTATCCCGATCCAGACCGCGAGGTCTGA
- a CDS encoding bifunctional cytochrome P450/NADPH--P450 reductase, producing MAGKNSLHPIPHPAKKPFVGNLLSIGSDSPVLDMWRIAQELGGIYWLDMPGMPVIVVSSPALVDELCEEARFDKSTRGALRRLRAASHGLFTSDTHEETWSKPHNILLANFSQRAMQAYHPMMLDIASQLVTKWERLNFDEEVDVVRDMTALTLDTIGLCGFGYRFNSFYREGFHPFVDAMVRTLETVQNRRGLPLEELMLKKELAQQRKDIRYMHKMVEDIIEERRASGADIATKPDLLSYMIAGVDKKSGEQLTDKMIRDECIEFLIAGHETTSGLLSFAIYFLLNNPEAMAKAQAEVDSVLGGDTSQKPTYAQVNRLTYVLQVLKESLRLYPTAPAISMRAKEDTTIGGQYTIKKNNMVIMHALALHRDKGIWGENADQFNPDNFSREAERERPVNAFKPFGNGQRACIGRQFALQEAVLTLGMILQRFNLVDHTGYKLKIKEALTIKPEGFKIKALLRDPASRPRGNGETTAAAPDAPVKPAARKPQAARHGTSLLVLQGSNLGTAEDLARQLAEAGELRGFSTQVASLDDYAERLPANGAVAIVCASYNGVAPDNAAEFHRWLDKADDSLNGVRFSVFGCGNTDWAATYQAVPRRIDERLGALGATRVHPRGEGDAREDMDGAFQDWSDALWPELVKTFGIQAGADTPAEAEPLYTLEELPPPQKNALVDALGAVPLRVAENRELQSPGGDAGSSRSTRHVELMLPEGVDYVPGDHLSVVPRNSPAQVERAMARFGFDRSAHVRLHAAAGRKAALPVDQVVAVDRLLGDYVELQDVATRKQIATLAAYTECPFTKPRLMALSGSDEASQATYRAEVLHKRKSLLDLLEEHRACQVPFAVFLEMLSPLSPRYYSISSSPSMTPGRCSVTVGVVSAPALSGNGTFEGVCSNYLARAEAGDTVHGVIRETTAEGFRLPEDAQRPLIMIGPGTGLAPFRGFLQERAARVERGEALGDAMLFFGCRHPEQDFIYAEELKAWSHRGLMKLHTAFSRSGERKVYVQDLIREQGAAVWKLLEAGAVIYVCGDGSRMEPDVRRTLSDLAREHGHDSNAWMDKMIADQRYVLDVWAGA from the coding sequence ATGGCAGGCAAGAACTCGCTCCATCCGATACCGCATCCGGCAAAGAAGCCTTTCGTAGGCAACCTGCTGTCGATCGGATCTGATTCGCCCGTGCTGGACATGTGGCGCATTGCGCAGGAGCTTGGCGGAATCTACTGGCTCGACATGCCGGGCATGCCGGTGATCGTGGTGTCGTCGCCCGCGCTGGTCGACGAGCTGTGCGAAGAAGCGCGCTTCGACAAGAGCACGCGGGGCGCGCTGCGCCGGTTGCGGGCCGCTTCACACGGGCTGTTTACCTCCGATACGCACGAAGAAACCTGGTCCAAGCCGCACAACATCCTGTTGGCCAACTTCAGCCAGCGCGCAATGCAGGCCTACCACCCGATGATGCTGGACATCGCGAGCCAGCTGGTCACCAAATGGGAGCGCCTGAATTTTGACGAAGAGGTGGACGTGGTGCGCGACATGACGGCGCTCACGCTCGACACCATTGGCCTGTGCGGCTTTGGCTACCGCTTCAATTCGTTCTATCGCGAAGGTTTTCATCCCTTCGTCGATGCGATGGTGCGCACGCTCGAAACGGTGCAGAACCGCCGCGGCCTGCCGCTCGAGGAGCTCATGCTGAAGAAGGAGCTGGCGCAGCAGCGCAAGGACATCCGCTACATGCACAAGATGGTGGAAGACATCATCGAGGAGCGGCGCGCGAGCGGTGCCGATATTGCCACCAAGCCCGATCTCTTGAGCTACATGATCGCGGGCGTGGACAAGAAGAGCGGGGAGCAGCTCACCGACAAGATGATCCGCGACGAGTGCATCGAGTTTCTTATCGCGGGGCATGAGACCACCAGCGGCCTGCTCTCGTTTGCGATCTACTTTCTGCTCAACAACCCCGAGGCCATGGCCAAGGCGCAGGCCGAGGTCGACAGCGTGCTGGGCGGCGACACCTCGCAGAAGCCCACCTATGCGCAGGTGAACCGGCTGACCTACGTGCTGCAGGTGCTGAAGGAGTCGCTGCGCCTGTACCCGACCGCGCCGGCAATCTCGATGCGCGCGAAGGAAGACACCACGATTGGCGGCCAGTACACGATCAAGAAGAACAACATGGTCATCATGCATGCGCTCGCGCTGCATCGCGACAAGGGCATCTGGGGCGAGAACGCCGACCAGTTCAACCCCGACAACTTCAGCCGCGAAGCCGAGCGCGAGCGGCCGGTCAACGCCTTCAAGCCCTTCGGCAACGGGCAGCGCGCCTGCATCGGGCGGCAGTTTGCGCTGCAAGAGGCGGTGCTTACGCTGGGCATGATCCTGCAGCGCTTCAACCTGGTCGATCACACGGGCTACAAGCTCAAGATCAAGGAAGCGCTGACGATCAAGCCCGAAGGCTTCAAGATCAAGGCGCTGCTGCGCGACCCCGCCTCGCGCCCGCGTGGCAACGGCGAGACCACCGCCGCCGCGCCGGATGCGCCGGTCAAGCCCGCGGCACGCAAGCCGCAGGCCGCGCGCCACGGCACATCCCTGCTGGTGCTGCAGGGCTCCAACCTGGGCACGGCCGAAGACCTGGCGCGCCAGCTGGCCGAGGCCGGCGAGCTGCGCGGCTTCTCCACGCAAGTGGCTTCGCTCGACGACTATGCCGAGCGGCTGCCCGCGAACGGCGCGGTGGCGATCGTCTGCGCTTCTTACAACGGCGTGGCGCCCGACAACGCGGCCGAGTTCCATCGCTGGCTCGACAAGGCCGACGACTCGCTCAACGGCGTGCGCTTCAGCGTGTTCGGCTGCGGCAATACCGATTGGGCCGCCACCTACCAGGCGGTGCCGCGCCGCATCGACGAGCGGCTCGGGGCGCTGGGCGCCACGCGCGTGCATCCGCGCGGCGAAGGCGATGCGCGCGAAGACATGGATGGCGCGTTCCAGGACTGGAGCGACGCGCTCTGGCCCGAGCTGGTGAAGACCTTCGGCATCCAGGCCGGGGCGGACACACCCGCCGAGGCCGAGCCGCTCTACACGTTGGAAGAACTGCCGCCGCCGCAGAAGAACGCACTGGTCGATGCGCTCGGCGCCGTGCCGCTGCGCGTGGCGGAAAACCGCGAACTGCAAAGCCCCGGCGGCGATGCGGGGAGCAGCCGATCCACGCGCCATGTCGAGCTGATGCTGCCCGAAGGCGTCGACTACGTGCCCGGCGATCACCTGAGCGTGGTGCCGCGCAACAGCCCCGCGCAGGTGGAGCGCGCGATGGCGCGCTTCGGGTTCGACCGCTCCGCGCATGTGCGGCTGCATGCCGCGGCCGGCCGCAAGGCGGCGCTGCCGGTCGACCAGGTGGTGGCCGTAGACCGCCTGCTGGGCGACTACGTCGAGCTGCAGGACGTGGCCACGCGCAAGCAGATTGCAACGCTCGCCGCCTACACCGAGTGCCCGTTCACCAAGCCCAGGCTCATGGCGCTCTCCGGCAGCGACGAGGCCTCGCAGGCCACCTACAGGGCCGAGGTGCTGCACAAGCGCAAGTCGCTGCTCGACCTGCTCGAGGAGCACCGCGCCTGCCAGGTGCCGTTCGCGGTGTTCCTTGAAATGCTGTCGCCGCTCTCGCCGCGCTACTACTCGATTTCTTCGTCGCCCTCGATGACGCCGGGGCGATGCAGTGTCACGGTGGGCGTGGTGAGCGCACCGGCGCTTTCGGGCAACGGCACCTTCGAGGGCGTGTGCTCCAACTACCTGGCGCGCGCGGAAGCGGGCGACACGGTGCACGGCGTGATCCGCGAAACCACGGCCGAAGGCTTTCGCCTGCCCGAGGATGCGCAGCGCCCGCTCATCATGATCGGCCCAGGTACCGGCCTTGCGCCGTTCCGCGGCTTTCTGCAAGAGCGCGCGGCGCGGGTCGAGCGGGGCGAAGCGCTGGGCGATGCAATGCTGTTCTTCGGCTGCCGGCACCCGGAGCAGGATTTCATCTACGCGGAAGAACTCAAGGCCTGGTCGCACCGCGGGCTGATGAAGCTGCACACGGCCTTCTCGCGCTCGGGTGAACGCAAGGTGTATGTGCAAGACCTCATCCGCGAGCAGGGCGCGGCCGTGTGGAAGCTGCTCGAAGCAGGCGCGGTGATCTACGTGTGCGGCGACGGCTCGCGCATGGAGCCCGACGTGCGGCGCACCTTGAGCGACCTGGCCCGCGAACACGGGCACGACAGCAATGCCTGGATGGACAAGATGATTGCCGACCAGCGCTACGTGCTGGACGTCTGGGCGGGGGCCTAG
- a CDS encoding branched-chain amino acid ABC transporter substrate-binding protein, with protein MKSRHAPIALAVLLALAGTAQAQQQTYKIAYIDPLSGPFANVGELMLTHTQYAIEEINAKGGVLGGTKLQLLQFDSKLSAQESQSALQAAIDQGARAIVTGGSGSSVVAALVQSVTRWNQRNPGKELIVLNHSSIDPEMTGKTCSFWHFQTEANTAMKMKALANYIKKTPDVRKVYLLNQEYAHGKQWASYGRQLVGLARPDVQFVGETLHPIGRVKDFSPYVANIKQSGADSVITGNWGQDMTLLLKAAGDAGYDLRYFNHSAGSVPGTVLAVSQAKLGQLTWVAEWHPGQADTPRADALAKAYKAKTGKDFLAPRIDFTPRLLAAAINKAGSTDTVKVARALEDLSFDSVVGPVRMRGEDHQLLLPQVVNTIAPVDGKSVKVGWEGTNYGFRTDAVYTGNELAQGTECKMVRP; from the coding sequence ATGAAATCCAGGCACGCCCCCATCGCCCTCGCGGTGCTGCTGGCCCTTGCGGGTACGGCACAGGCCCAGCAGCAAACCTACAAGATCGCGTACATCGATCCGCTCTCGGGGCCGTTCGCAAACGTGGGCGAGCTCATGCTCACGCACACGCAATACGCCATCGAAGAAATCAACGCCAAGGGCGGCGTGCTCGGCGGTACCAAGCTGCAGTTGCTTCAATTCGACAGCAAGCTCTCGGCACAAGAAAGCCAGAGCGCATTGCAGGCAGCCATCGACCAGGGTGCCAGGGCCATCGTCACTGGCGGGTCGGGCTCGTCGGTGGTGGCGGCGCTCGTCCAGTCGGTGACGCGGTGGAACCAGCGCAATCCGGGCAAGGAGCTGATCGTGCTGAACCATTCGTCGATCGACCCCGAGATGACGGGCAAGACGTGCAGCTTCTGGCACTTTCAGACGGAGGCGAACACGGCGATGAAGATGAAGGCGCTGGCCAACTACATCAAGAAAACGCCCGACGTGAGGAAGGTGTACCTGCTGAACCAGGAATATGCGCACGGCAAGCAATGGGCAAGCTACGGGCGGCAGCTGGTAGGGCTTGCACGGCCCGATGTGCAGTTTGTCGGCGAAACGCTGCATCCGATCGGCCGGGTGAAAGACTTCTCGCCGTATGTCGCGAACATCAAGCAGAGCGGTGCCGATTCGGTGATTACCGGCAACTGGGGGCAAGATATGACGTTGCTGCTCAAGGCCGCGGGAGACGCGGGCTACGACCTGCGCTATTTCAACCACAGCGCGGGCTCGGTGCCGGGAACGGTGTTGGCGGTGTCGCAAGCCAAGCTGGGGCAGCTGACGTGGGTGGCCGAATGGCATCCGGGCCAAGCCGATACGCCGCGCGCCGATGCACTCGCGAAGGCCTACAAGGCGAAGACGGGCAAGGACTTTCTCGCGCCGCGCATCGACTTCACGCCGCGCCTCCTGGCTGCGGCCATCAACAAGGCCGGCAGCACGGACACGGTGAAGGTGGCGCGTGCGCTCGAGGACCTGAGCTTCGATTCTGTGGTGGGGCCTGTGCGCATGCGCGGCGAGGACCATCAATTGCTGCTGCCGCAAGTGGTGAACACCATTGCGCCTGTGGATGGCAAGAGCGTGAAGGTGGGCTGGGAAGGAACCAACTACGGGTTCCGGACGGATGCTGTGTATACGGGGAACGAACTGGCTCAGGGGACTGAGTGCAAGATGGTTCGGCCCTGA
- a CDS encoding TetR/AcrR family transcriptional regulator translates to MGITSATRHKPSGDADASASTTAQPHLPQGTGRQRAATQGTDLQRERILQAAAQLFAAQGYANTTMAQIVRALGVTKPFVYYYFRDKQEIFETLSWRPAVDCFTALDFAADDPRRASEKVIEGIERLIRATVSHHPCAFFAYREPQVYRPEYIAAQKKLAHHFYDLLCPLLEEARRDGDLDFTETKITALAACSLPGFLYSWYRSDGRLSADEVVAELTKLASRVIGLRANEPH, encoded by the coding sequence ATGGGTATAACTTCGGCGACACGGCACAAACCCTCTGGCGATGCCGATGCTTCGGCATCCACCACGGCACAGCCGCATCTGCCCCAGGGCACGGGCCGCCAACGCGCCGCCACGCAGGGCACCGACCTGCAGCGCGAGCGCATCTTGCAGGCGGCCGCGCAGCTCTTTGCGGCACAGGGCTATGCCAACACCACCATGGCGCAGATCGTTCGCGCACTGGGTGTGACCAAGCCATTCGTGTACTACTACTTCCGCGACAAGCAGGAGATCTTCGAGACGCTTTCCTGGCGCCCCGCGGTCGACTGCTTCACCGCGCTCGACTTTGCCGCGGACGATCCGCGCCGAGCGAGCGAAAAAGTGATCGAAGGCATCGAGCGGCTGATTCGCGCGACCGTTTCGCACCACCCCTGCGCTTTTTTTGCGTACCGCGAGCCGCAGGTGTACCGGCCCGAATACATCGCCGCGCAAAAGAAGCTCGCGCACCACTTCTACGACCTGCTGTGCCCGCTGCTCGAAGAAGCGAGACGCGATGGCGACCTGGACTTCACCGAAACCAAGATCACCGCGCTGGCCGCCTGCAGCCTGCCGGGTTTCCTCTACAGCTGGTACCGGTCCGACGGCCGCCTTTCGGCCGACGAAGTGGTCGCCGAACTCACGAAGCTTGCAAGCCGCGTGATCGGCCTTCGCGCCAACGAACCGCATTGA
- a CDS encoding AMP-binding protein: MSELPPRPQQPLHEYLRAHARERGDSAACIWYGHAMTWAQLDLASDAFAARLQTIGVKKGEPVVLFLNNCPQYLVAHFGIQKIGAIVCPSGPLNKEHELAYQVNDLKARAIVVAAPLLPVVRKVQPESALEHVFVVHYADLLPAEPALDLPAELLAERNSVRSVPEGCEDFLSVMQSGAAPQPVSIGLDDVALMTYTSGTTGLPKGAMLTYGNALFKTRAAADCNGVTGDDVLLSIAPLYHIAGMLMGVNVPVLSGAASVLLHRFDPRAALQAIAQHKVSWWYSIAPMNVACMQVPDIASFDLSSLKRNPVTSFGITFTEPLAAQWRSHAPHCVSFEAAYGLSETHTCDTYTPHHAPRWGTQGIAVPGVTIRIVDPDTQADVPTGEVGEIVLTSPGCFKGYWNKPEATAATLRGKWVHTGDMGKLDADGYLTFIGRFKEMIKVSGYSVFPEEVETILIKHPAVAQAAVIAQPDPEKGEVVKAFIVRKPGAALEADALIAWSRDNMASYKAPRAVSFIDALPTTGAGKVLRRLLKDKA, translated from the coding sequence TTGAGCGAGCTTCCACCCCGTCCGCAGCAACCGCTGCACGAGTACCTGCGCGCCCATGCGCGCGAGCGCGGCGACAGCGCGGCATGCATCTGGTACGGCCATGCCATGACATGGGCGCAGCTCGATCTTGCGAGCGATGCCTTTGCGGCCCGACTGCAAACCATCGGCGTGAAGAAGGGAGAGCCGGTGGTGCTCTTTCTCAACAACTGCCCGCAGTACCTGGTGGCGCACTTCGGCATCCAGAAGATCGGTGCCATCGTCTGCCCCAGCGGACCGCTCAACAAGGAGCACGAGCTGGCCTATCAGGTCAACGACCTCAAGGCGCGCGCGATCGTCGTGGCCGCGCCGCTCTTGCCGGTGGTGCGCAAGGTGCAGCCCGAGAGTGCACTCGAGCACGTGTTCGTGGTGCACTACGCCGACCTGCTGCCCGCCGAGCCCGCGCTCGACCTGCCTGCCGAACTGCTGGCAGAACGCAATTCGGTTCGCAGCGTGCCCGAAGGGTGCGAAGACTTTCTCTCCGTGATGCAAAGCGGTGCCGCACCGCAGCCCGTGAGCATCGGCCTGGACGACGTGGCGCTCATGACCTACACCTCGGGCACCACCGGCTTGCCGAAGGGCGCAATGCTCACCTACGGCAACGCGCTCTTCAAGACGCGCGCCGCGGCCGATTGCAATGGCGTGACTGGCGACGACGTGCTGCTTTCCATTGCACCGCTCTATCACATCGCCGGCATGCTGATGGGCGTGAACGTGCCGGTGCTCAGCGGCGCTGCATCGGTGCTGCTGCATCGCTTCGACCCGCGCGCTGCATTGCAAGCCATTGCACAGCACAAGGTGAGCTGGTGGTACAGCATCGCACCGATGAACGTGGCCTGCATGCAGGTGCCCGACATCGCGAGCTTCGATCTCTCGAGCCTGAAGCGAAATCCGGTTACCAGCTTCGGCATTACCTTTACCGAGCCGCTGGCCGCGCAATGGCGCTCGCATGCGCCCCATTGCGTATCGTTCGAGGCCGCCTACGGCCTGAGCGAAACCCACACCTGCGACACCTACACGCCGCACCATGCGCCCCGCTGGGGCACGCAGGGCATTGCGGTGCCGGGCGTGACCATTCGCATCGTCGACCCCGACACGCAAGCCGACGTCCCCACAGGCGAGGTCGGCGAGATCGTGCTGACCAGCCCCGGCTGCTTCAAGGGCTACTGGAACAAGCCCGAGGCCACCGCGGCCACGCTGCGCGGCAAATGGGTGCACACCGGCGACATGGGCAAGCTCGACGCGGACGGGTATCTCACCTTCATCGGCCGCTTCAAGGAAATGATCAAGGTCTCGGGCTACAGCGTGTTCCCTGAAGAGGTCGAGACCATTCTCATCAAGCATCCCGCCGTGGCGCAGGCCGCGGTCATTGCGCAGCCCGACCCGGAGAAGGGCGAAGTGGTGAAGGCATTCATCGTGCGCAAGCCCGGTGCCGCGCTCGAAGCCGACGCGCTCATTGCCTGGTCGCGCGACAACATGGCGAGCTACAAGGCGCCGCGCGCCGTGAGCTTCATCGACGCGTTGCCGACCACGGGCGCGGGCAAGGTGCTTCGGCGCCTGCTGAAAGACAAAGCCTGA